Genomic window (Pseudoliparis swirei isolate HS2019 ecotype Mariana Trench chromosome 23, NWPU_hadal_v1, whole genome shotgun sequence):
TGAGAAGATGTTGTTGATCAGAGACCAACTAAAAAGATATTTCAATGGGACATTTTGCATTGCATGGACTAAGGGtttgaaatgtgtttaatttctgaTTCATTTCCCAGAACAGGTTTGTTTTGTGATACGAAGGGGATTCGGACCAAACTGTTTCTCAtgcatagggttagggttagacaaAGATCCCCATGTGCAGTTACGCTCAGGAactttcccatcagcaaaaGAGACCGGGGGTTTAATTCCACTCCAGAGGAAGATCCGTTTGCCGTGTGAGCTCGGGGAAAATGCGAATGAGGAAGATGAGAATGAGGTGAACTTTTTGTTTTACTGTCCTCACTACGCGGACATGAGGGATGTACTCTTTCATCAAATCATTCCATTATGTTCATTTCTTTTGTCTGGATGATGATGAAAAAGTTGCATTGTGCTTCAAGAAAGGAACTttacaaacatatatttttttttaccagagtTGACGTGCCATGCCTGAGAGAGAAGGCAGAATGTTTAGAAATTTAATGACACGTGACGCGATGTTTCCACTGCAGCTGTATTTTATAAACATTTGAGGGTTGGGCACGTTACGGGGAAGACACAAAAGTAAAGATATTCATCTATTATAGAAAGGGCTGAATGTTGTTTAAGTTGCCTCTTGGACAGGAAGAGGGCATTTACAGGTTCTGCAATAATAAATGCAAAACATGAAATACTAAATTAATTTTGAGAGGACTTGTATCACAGGTTCACATGGTTTCAACCCGTTTGACCGGCTGGCGACAGATGAAAACACTCTTCCTAAACTAGATAAAGATGCAAATCTAGTTAAACAAAACAGAGGGCCATATTTAGATATTCAAAAAACAGCCACAAGACCCTTTGGcatcaatacatttaattacCTTTTCAGTTTTAAAGAACTTATACCGAATTGAACCCACTGAAAAATCAATATTATCAGAGGACAATAACAATAAGTCATTTTCCCCTACATGTTAGCAGTTAGAGAAAGTCCCAAGTCTACATTCATCTTTCAGTCCATTAAAAAATTGTATTGAGTTttctggaaaaaaatattacaaataattaCCTGGAAAACCaaaaacattaataacaatattaggGAGTATTTTGACTACATATATTGTAACTTAGCGACCAGTTACTTTACCTCACGCTTCAGTCTCATTATAACTGGTTTTATGAACCAGGTATAACACGGGATACAACAGtttcatgttttaaatgtttactgCATTCAGCGGGGAAAACATGATATTAATATCATCTTCAAAGCACCCAAAATAAATCTGAAAGTCGGTTGTTCTGGGCAGCTGCTAAATTTATCCAGGTGTATAAAGACATTATCAAAGAATATGGTGAACCTGGAAATGCATTTCTTCCATCAATTAGAATACAATGTCAATTTGCAAGAGTAATTACAGTGATACGATACGAGGTCGCTTTGCTTTACCTGGATGTTCTTCTCGCAGTCGGTCTGTTGGTGTAAGGCCAGCTCGCTCTCCAGGACAAACTTTTTGCCACACTTGTCGCAAATCTGCATTCGCCTGTGAGTGACGTTCATGTGCTTCTCCAGGTACCAGCGGGTGTTAAACACCCGGGGGCACTTTTCACACGCCAGTATCTCCTTCTCCGCCACCTCCGCTTTCCCCCCCGTCGTCATGGAACCGCCAGAAGATGGGGCCGATCTGGCCGACCTGCGCTTGCTCTTCGGGGGCTCCAAGCGCTTCCGccggcccctggtggtcattccAGCTGTCGCTGTGCTCAGAGCGGTTCGGAGGCTCTTCCTCCGTGGCTGGCTGGAAGCTGCTGTGCTACTAGCACCACGACGGGCCCTCTTTGACCTCGTTCTTTGACTCTCAATctcctcttcgtcgtcgtcatcttcttcatcaaggctgtccttctcctcctcctcctcctcctcgtcctcgctgCCAACTCTTTCAGAGTCATCCGCTGTGGTTCCAGTTTTGTTGTCCCCCTTGGAAACATGAAGTGTCTGGTTGTTCAGGTTAACCTCCACAATGATCTGCTCACGCTTgaaggtctcctcctcctgctcctccccatcatcgtcgtcgtcatcctcttcttcttcctcctcctcgtcttcatcttcaGTGTCGTCAGAGGTGCCGTCGTCGGCAGCCTGGGACCCATGCGTCCCCACCTCCTGCcctactcctccctctctgaaaTACTGCTGATGGTGCTGTGACGTCAAATGTTGAGTGGGCATCTGACCAATGTTCTGATCGCCCATGGGTGTCTTGGCTGCCATTTTATTGTCCACTAACACAGAATACGGCTTACCACCAACCTCCCGTTTATACAGCTTGCCTGTCAGGTCCAGATCTGGGTTAGCGGAGTGGAAATAGGACTGGGACACCGGAGCCCTGCGTCCTTCCTCCTGGGACATCCCGCCAAGGCTAGGGACAGAAACCTCTTCCCTCAGGCTCTTGCAGGATTTCATGAAGAGAGAATCGAGTGATGGAGTTggttggagagaaaaaagagcaaCTGCTATGGTGCCAAGGTAGACTAGCCTACTCTACTAGGAGGGGCAGGGGACGCCACATCAATCCCCCACCCTCCTTCTGAagaaacaggaaggagaggatgaggCGAACGATATTCAACCCGATTCAAAAAGAGCATCCATGCTGTCCAAGGTAGGAAATGCAGTCGGAAAGACATACAATCCGTTCCAAGCGTTGCTCCATATGCTTACAAATCTAACTTCAAAATCAGAGTCTCAGCGTCTTC
Coding sequences:
- the znf652 gene encoding zinc finger protein 652, yielding MKSCKSLREEVSVPSLGGMSQEEGRRAPVSQSYFHSANPDLDLTGKLYKREVGGKPYSVLVDNKMAAKTPMGDQNIGQMPTQHLTSQHHQQYFREGGVGQEVGTHGSQAADDGTSDDTEDEDEEEEEEEDDDDDDGEEQEEETFKREQIIVEVNLNNQTLHVSKGDNKTGTTADDSERVGSEDEEEEEEEKDSLDEEDDDDEEEIESQRTRSKRARRGASSTAASSQPRRKSLRTALSTATAGMTTRGRRKRLEPPKSKRRSARSAPSSGGSMTTGGKAEVAEKEILACEKCPRVFNTRWYLEKHMNVTHRRMQICDKCGKKFVLESELALHQQTDCEKNIQCVSCNKSFKKLWSLHEHIKIVHGYAEKKFSCEICEKKFYTMAHVRKHMVAHTKDMPFTCETCGKSFKRSMSLKVHSLQHSGEKPFRCENCDERFQYKYQLRSHMSIHIGHKQFMCQWCGKDFNMKQYFDEHMKTHTGEKPFICEICGKSFTSRPNMKRHRRTHTGEKPYPCEVCGQRFRFSNMLKAHKEKCFRVTSPVVLQTGGPPVPVRIFANTFLSSSSVSGPSPSAAPAATASAPMGLNPTGGPMPPRGPVGHAFSHVQLHSNPSHHHPPTTQQHLSNSPQHAHHHLAVPPVPQLPPPPALFKSEPLNHCGHEDSSYLHHMAPPDKGPGAPQHH